From a single Kitasatospora azatica KCTC 9699 genomic region:
- a CDS encoding DUF3311 domain-containing protein gives MSIDTDARPVPPPPPPPGAPLPPVTPARVLAGVSLAVPIVALLWVNSYARLTPKLGGMPFFYWYQILWIPVSALFTGAAYLLLNHDAKQRKSRKTAKSANWGVN, from the coding sequence ATGTCCATCGATACCGACGCCCGCCCAGTACCGCCACCCCCGCCGCCCCCGGGCGCGCCGCTGCCGCCCGTCACACCCGCCCGCGTGCTCGCCGGGGTCAGCCTGGCCGTGCCGATCGTCGCGCTGCTCTGGGTGAACTCCTATGCGCGACTGACGCCGAAGCTCGGCGGGATGCCGTTCTTCTACTGGTACCAGATCCTCTGGATCCCGGTCTCGGCGCTCTTCACCGGCGCCGCGTACCTGCTGCTCAACCATGACGCCAAGCAGCGCAAGAGCAGGAAGACCGCGAAGAGCGCGAACTGGGGCGTGAACTGA
- a CDS encoding ricin-type beta-trefoil lectin domain protein, whose protein sequence is MPSVRRTLHTLLTASALIALPLTGTASAATTSATTTTTAGTTTAGGTTAGGTTLAATPPMGWNDWAHYQCGITEQTITGNADALVSSGLAAKGYDTVTVDDCWMAGSRDGAGNLVADPVKFPHGMAWLGSYLHGKGLKFGIYEDAGSSTCGGYPGSGRPQGGGADHFAQDAASFAAWGVDYLKLDGCNVYVAAGQTQEQAYRQAYDAQSIALAGSGRAITFSESAPAYFQNGEWGSPSWFSVLGWVGQDGQLWREGWDIATFDARNPNASRWGSVLSNYGYNRWIGRYAKPGNWNDPDFLIAGDGGLTDEESRSQVALWSMMAAPMILSSDVAKLSPTALAALGNTDLVAVDQDSAGRQAGVVATDGSTDTLARPLANGDRAVAVLNRTSSARSVSVSLASIGLPSCTVTAKDLWTGASSTVSTALTASVPAHGTAVWRLTPKGCAAPVPTGQLTGNGTKCVDDSNSSTTDGNSVILYGCTGNANQRWTVNGDGTIRTLGKCLTASGTSAGSWVVLSSCGGATAQQWHAQPDGTVVNSASGLCLDVYGGGTADATRLDTWTCGYHQANQAWSLPA, encoded by the coding sequence GTGCCCTCGGTCCGCCGCACCCTCCATACCCTGCTGACCGCTTCCGCCCTGATAGCCCTCCCGCTGACCGGCACCGCCTCCGCCGCCACCACGAGCGCAACCACAACCACCACGGCCGGCACCACCACGGCCGGCGGCACCACGGCCGGCGGCACCACACTCGCCGCCACGCCGCCGATGGGCTGGAACGACTGGGCGCACTACCAGTGCGGGATCACCGAGCAGACCATCACCGGAAACGCCGACGCGCTGGTCAGCAGCGGGCTGGCCGCCAAGGGCTACGACACTGTCACGGTGGACGACTGCTGGATGGCGGGCAGCCGGGACGGCGCCGGCAACCTGGTCGCCGATCCGGTCAAGTTCCCGCACGGGATGGCCTGGTTGGGCAGCTACCTGCACGGCAAGGGCCTGAAGTTCGGCATCTACGAGGACGCCGGATCCAGCACCTGCGGCGGCTACCCCGGCAGCGGGCGGCCGCAGGGCGGCGGGGCGGACCACTTCGCCCAGGACGCCGCCTCGTTCGCCGCCTGGGGCGTGGACTACCTCAAGCTGGACGGCTGCAACGTGTACGTGGCCGCCGGCCAGACCCAGGAGCAGGCCTACCGCCAGGCCTATGACGCACAGTCCATCGCACTGGCCGGCAGCGGGCGGGCGATCACCTTCTCGGAGTCCGCGCCCGCCTACTTCCAGAACGGCGAGTGGGGCAGCCCGAGCTGGTTCTCGGTGCTCGGCTGGGTCGGCCAGGACGGTCAACTCTGGCGCGAGGGCTGGGACATCGCCACCTTCGACGCCAGGAACCCGAACGCCTCGCGGTGGGGTTCGGTGCTGTCCAACTACGGCTACAACCGCTGGATCGGCCGCTACGCCAAGCCCGGCAACTGGAACGACCCGGACTTCCTGATCGCCGGTGACGGCGGCCTGACCGACGAGGAGTCGCGCAGCCAGGTGGCCCTCTGGTCGATGATGGCCGCTCCGATGATCCTCTCCTCGGACGTCGCCAAGCTCTCCCCCACCGCGCTGGCCGCGCTCGGCAACACCGACCTGGTCGCGGTCGACCAGGACAGCGCCGGTCGGCAGGCGGGTGTGGTCGCCACCGACGGCAGCACCGACACGCTGGCCCGGCCGCTGGCCAACGGCGACCGCGCGGTGGCCGTGCTCAACCGCACCAGCAGCGCCCGCTCGGTCTCGGTGTCGCTCGCCTCGATCGGCCTGCCGAGCTGTACCGTGACCGCCAAGGACCTGTGGACCGGCGCGAGTTCGACCGTCTCGACCGCGCTGACCGCCAGCGTCCCCGCGCACGGCACCGCGGTCTGGCGACTCACCCCGAAGGGCTGTGCCGCCCCCGTCCCGACCGGGCAGCTGACCGGCAACGGCACCAAGTGCGTTGACGACTCCAACAGTTCGACCACCGATGGCAACTCGGTGATCCTCTACGGCTGCACCGGCAACGCCAACCAGCGGTGGACCGTGAACGGCGACGGGACGATCCGCACCCTCGGCAAGTGCCTGACCGCGTCCGGCACTTCGGCCGGCTCCTGGGTGGTGCTGAGCAGCTGCGGCGGCGCAACCGCGCAGCAGTGGCACGCCCAGCCCGACGGCACGGTGGTGAACAGCGCGTCCGGACTCTGCCTGGACGTCTACGGTGGCGGGACCGCCGACGCCACTCGACTGGACACCTGGACCTGCGGCTACCACCAGGCCAACCAGGCCTGGTCGCTGCCGGCCTGA
- the mctP gene encoding monocarboxylate uptake permease MctP, whose protein sequence is MKHGVNTVALVVFVLFFLLVTVMGFLASRWRRADSALHLDEWGLGGRSFGTWITWFLLGGDLYTAYTFIAVPAAVYGAGAAGFFAVPYTIIAYPLVFLFLPRLWSVARVHGYVTPADFVRGRYGSRGLSLAVAVTGILATMPYIALQLVGIQAVLDTLGVGGGANSNWFVKDLPLFLAFAVLAAYTYSSGLRAPALIAFVKDTLVYIVIIVAVIYLPMRLGGYGHIFDQAAQKFSTINPKTKQPVGAMFTGPKAQWTYATLALGSALALFMYPHTVTGVLAAKSRNTVRRNMAILPAYSLMLGLLALLGFLAIAAGVGKGVAGYNPQLAVPQLFDKLFPSWFTGVAFAAIGIGALVPAAIMSIAAANLFTRNIYKEFIAPAATPEQETKVAKIVSLLVKVGALVFVLGMDKQLAINLQLLGGIWILQTCVSIVAGLFTRWFHRWALLAGWAAGMAYGTWKAYGLASPATKHFGGNSTTIPVIGQIGYIGLTAFVLNLGVAVLLTLVLKAAKAPEGVDETSPADYSAETGDPELKNAPQPVAAH, encoded by the coding sequence ATGAAGCACGGCGTGAACACGGTCGCCCTGGTGGTGTTCGTCCTCTTCTTCCTGCTGGTCACCGTGATGGGCTTCCTGGCCTCGCGCTGGCGGCGGGCCGACTCCGCGCTGCACCTGGACGAGTGGGGTCTGGGCGGGCGCAGCTTCGGGACCTGGATCACCTGGTTCCTGCTCGGCGGCGACCTCTACACCGCGTACACCTTCATCGCGGTGCCGGCGGCGGTCTACGGCGCGGGCGCGGCGGGCTTCTTCGCCGTCCCGTACACGATCATCGCCTACCCGCTGGTCTTCCTCTTCCTGCCGCGCCTGTGGTCGGTGGCCCGGGTGCACGGGTACGTCACCCCGGCCGACTTCGTGCGCGGACGGTACGGCTCGCGTGGTCTGTCGCTGGCCGTGGCGGTGACCGGGATCCTGGCCACCATGCCGTACATCGCGCTGCAGCTGGTCGGCATCCAGGCGGTGCTGGACACCCTCGGGGTGGGCGGCGGCGCGAACTCCAACTGGTTCGTCAAGGACCTGCCGCTCTTCCTGGCCTTCGCCGTGCTGGCCGCCTACACCTACTCCTCGGGTCTGCGGGCGCCGGCGCTGATCGCCTTCGTCAAGGACACCCTGGTCTACATCGTGATCATCGTCGCGGTGATCTACCTGCCGATGCGGCTCGGCGGCTACGGGCACATCTTCGACCAGGCCGCGCAGAAGTTCAGCACGATCAACCCGAAGACCAAGCAGCCGGTCGGCGCGATGTTCACCGGGCCGAAGGCGCAGTGGACGTACGCCACCCTGGCGCTCGGCTCGGCGCTCGCGCTCTTCATGTACCCGCACACCGTCACCGGCGTACTGGCCGCCAAGTCGCGCAACACCGTGCGCCGCAACATGGCGATCCTGCCCGCCTACTCGCTGATGCTCGGTCTGCTGGCACTGCTCGGCTTCCTGGCCATCGCGGCCGGGGTCGGCAAGGGCGTGGCGGGGTACAACCCGCAGCTGGCCGTCCCGCAGCTGTTCGACAAGCTCTTCCCGAGCTGGTTCACCGGCGTCGCCTTCGCCGCGATCGGGATCGGCGCGCTGGTGCCGGCCGCGATCATGTCGATCGCCGCGGCGAACCTGTTCACCCGCAACATCTACAAGGAGTTCATCGCCCCGGCCGCGACCCCCGAGCAGGAGACCAAGGTCGCCAAGATCGTCTCGCTGCTGGTCAAGGTCGGCGCGCTGGTCTTCGTGCTCGGCATGGACAAGCAGCTGGCGATCAACCTGCAGCTGCTCGGCGGGATCTGGATCCTGCAGACCTGCGTCTCCATCGTCGCGGGCCTGTTCACCCGCTGGTTCCACCGCTGGGCGCTGCTGGCCGGCTGGGCGGCCGGCATGGCGTACGGCACCTGGAAGGCGTACGGTCTCGCCTCCCCCGCCACCAAGCACTTCGGGGGCAACAGCACGACCATCCCGGTGATCGGGCAGATCGGCTACATCGGCCTGACCGCGTTCGTCCTCAACCTGGGGGTCGCGGTCCTGCTCACCCTGGTCCTCAAGGCGGCCAAGGCCCCTGAGGGCGTGGACGAGACCTCCCCGGCGGACTACAGCGCGGAGACGGGCGACCCCGAGCTCAAAAACGCGCCCCAGCCGGTGGCGGCGCATTAA
- a CDS encoding type II toxin-antitoxin system VapB family antitoxin → MTVTQIDIDDDALERAMALSHAKTKKEAVNLALQYYADRQERAARISRHFERARQWGAVEAAERLHDEEKSGR, encoded by the coding sequence ATGACCGTGACCCAGATCGACATCGACGACGATGCCCTGGAGCGCGCCATGGCGCTGTCCCACGCCAAGACCAAGAAGGAGGCAGTCAACCTCGCTCTCCAGTACTACGCCGATCGGCAGGAGCGGGCGGCGCGGATAAGCCGCCACTTCGAGCGCGCGCGGCAGTGGGGGGCGGTCGAGGCGGCCGAGCGCCTGCACGATGAGGAGAAGAGCGGCCGGTGA
- a CDS encoding family 20 glycosylhydrolase encodes MKRSRSALGLLLTLLALLLLPLPARAATTTTTTTATTTTPTTAAAGAAPVIIPALQQWTAGTGSYTFTATGRVVVDSAYATQLTGTGQVFAADLTQLTGATVTELTAAGAQPGDLFLTLGGTDTRRSAYTLTVGSVLTVQGAAEDGVFYGTRSVLQLLHQSRTVPGGAAHDWAQYAERGLMVDTGRKFFTVDWLRQEVKDLAYVKMNYLHLHLSDTYGFRLESSSHPEITSADHYTKQQITDLIALGAQYHVTVVPEIDAPGHLNAVLAAHPELRLVNSSGTPDNSFIDLSNPAAYTLIQDLISEYLPLFPAAFWHLGADEYVTDYSAYPQLLSYARAHYGATATAKDVFYGFVNWADALVRGGGKTMRMWNDGIKASDGTITVNPDITVDYWYNYGLTPAQLVAAGHQVMNSSWTPTYYVYGGEKPDTTYMYESWNPGIFQGGATIGDPSRNSGSVLHVWCDNPGAETEQQTAAGILAPIRALAQQTWGSPKPVAAYTDFQPLITAIGRAPGWPADTAPGDLALGRPVTVSSTETAAFPGSAATDGSYGTRWSSAYADPQWLQIDLGASTTVGRVKLSWEAAYAKAFQVQFSEDAVNWTTAYSTTAGTGGVQDLTGLHGSGRYLRIYLTQRGTGYGYSLWEVEAYQSAATPPPSAGHSYTLTAASSGSAADVNGGSTTAGAAVIEYHPTGGGNQQWTLQDAGNGAFHLVSVKSGLCLDVTGSARTDGAAVIQWTCGTTANQTWTLTAATGGGYAVTAQHSGKLLSVGSSGSTADGTPLVQAASAGAAWQRWVFTQAG; translated from the coding sequence ATGAAACGATCCCGCTCCGCCCTCGGCTTACTGCTCACCCTGCTCGCCCTGCTGCTGCTCCCACTGCCCGCCCGGGCCGCCACCACGACGACGACCACGACGGCGACCACGACGACGCCCACGACGGCGGCGGCCGGCGCCGCTCCCGTCATCATCCCCGCACTCCAGCAGTGGACGGCCGGCACCGGCTCGTACACCTTCACCGCCACCGGCCGGGTGGTCGTCGACAGCGCCTACGCCACCCAACTCACCGGCACCGGGCAGGTGTTCGCCGCCGACCTGACCCAGCTGACCGGCGCCACGGTCACCGAGCTGACCGCCGCCGGCGCCCAGCCCGGCGACCTCTTCCTCACCCTCGGCGGCACCGACACCCGGCGCTCCGCCTACACGCTGACCGTCGGCTCCGTGCTGACCGTGCAGGGCGCCGCCGAGGACGGGGTCTTCTACGGCACCCGGAGCGTGCTGCAACTCCTGCACCAGTCGAGGACGGTGCCCGGCGGCGCCGCGCACGACTGGGCGCAGTACGCCGAGCGCGGGCTGATGGTCGACACCGGACGGAAGTTCTTCACCGTCGACTGGCTGCGCCAGGAGGTCAAGGACCTCGCCTACGTCAAGATGAACTACCTCCACCTGCACCTCTCGGACACCTACGGCTTCCGGCTGGAGAGCAGCAGCCACCCGGAGATCACCTCCGCCGACCACTACACCAAGCAGCAGATCACCGACCTGATCGCGCTCGGCGCGCAGTACCACGTGACCGTGGTCCCCGAGATCGACGCGCCGGGCCACCTGAACGCCGTGCTCGCCGCGCACCCCGAGCTGCGGCTGGTCAACAGCTCAGGCACGCCCGACAACTCCTTCATCGACCTGTCCAACCCCGCCGCCTACACGCTGATCCAGGACCTGATCAGCGAGTACCTGCCCCTCTTCCCCGCCGCCTTCTGGCACCTGGGCGCCGACGAGTACGTGACCGACTACAGCGCCTACCCGCAGCTGCTCAGCTACGCCCGCGCGCACTACGGCGCCACGGCCACCGCCAAGGACGTCTTCTACGGCTTCGTCAACTGGGCGGACGCGCTGGTCCGGGGCGGCGGCAAGACCATGCGGATGTGGAACGACGGGATCAAGGCCAGCGACGGCACCATCACCGTCAACCCCGACATCACCGTCGACTACTGGTACAACTACGGCCTCACGCCTGCCCAGTTGGTCGCAGCCGGACACCAGGTGATGAACTCCAGCTGGACCCCGACCTACTACGTCTACGGCGGCGAGAAGCCCGACACCACATACATGTACGAGAGTTGGAACCCCGGGATCTTCCAGGGCGGCGCCACCATCGGCGACCCGAGCCGCAACAGCGGTTCGGTGCTGCACGTCTGGTGCGACAACCCGGGCGCCGAGACCGAGCAGCAGACCGCCGCCGGCATCCTGGCCCCGATCCGCGCCCTGGCCCAGCAGACCTGGGGTTCGCCGAAGCCGGTCGCCGCCTACACCGACTTCCAGCCGCTGATCACCGCGATCGGCCGGGCCCCCGGCTGGCCCGCCGACACCGCCCCCGGCGACCTGGCCCTCGGCCGGCCGGTCACCGTCTCCTCCACCGAGACGGCGGCCTTCCCCGGTTCGGCCGCGACGGACGGCAGTTACGGCACCCGCTGGTCCAGCGCCTACGCCGACCCGCAGTGGCTGCAGATCGACCTCGGCGCCTCGACGACCGTCGGGCGGGTCAAGCTGAGCTGGGAGGCGGCCTACGCCAAGGCCTTCCAGGTGCAGTTCTCCGAGGACGCGGTGAACTGGACCACCGCCTACAGCACGACGGCCGGCACCGGCGGTGTGCAGGACCTCACCGGCCTGCACGGCAGCGGCCGTTACCTGCGCATCTACCTGACCCAGCGCGGCACCGGCTACGGCTACTCGCTCTGGGAGGTGGAGGCCTACCAGTCGGCCGCCACCCCGCCGCCCTCGGCCGGGCACAGCTACACGCTGACCGCCGCCTCCAGCGGCAGCGCGGCCGACGTCAACGGCGGCTCCACCACCGCCGGCGCCGCCGTCATCGAGTACCACCCGACCGGCGGCGGCAACCAGCAGTGGACCCTCCAGGACGCCGGCAACGGCGCCTTCCACCTCGTCTCGGTGAAGAGCGGCCTCTGCCTGGACGTCACCGGCTCCGCCCGGACCGACGGCGCCGCCGTGATCCAGTGGACCTGCGGCACAACCGCCAACCAGACCTGGACCCTGACCGCCGCGACCGGCGGCGGGTACGCCGTCACCGCGCAGCACTCGGGCAAGCTGCTGAGCGTGGGCTCCTCCGGCTCCACCGCCGACGGGACACCGCTGGTCCAGGCGGCCTCGGCGGGGGCGGCCTGGCAGCGCTGGGTGTTCACCCAGGCGGGGTGA
- a CDS encoding transcriptional regulator, whose amino-acid sequence MTVDELIHHPTRLALVGFLSGCHEAEFAAVRDYCGISDASVSRIVAALEPAGYVHVRKGYVGKRPRTWLSLTPEGRSALAAHLAALRAIVDAAARTAAAAEAE is encoded by the coding sequence GTGACCGTCGACGAGCTGATCCACCACCCCACCCGCCTCGCCTTGGTCGGCTTCCTCTCCGGCTGCCACGAGGCCGAGTTCGCCGCCGTCCGCGACTACTGCGGGATCTCGGACGCCAGCGTCAGCCGGATCGTGGCCGCGCTGGAGCCCGCCGGCTACGTGCACGTCCGCAAGGGCTACGTCGGCAAGCGCCCGCGCACCTGGCTCTCGCTCACCCCGGAGGGCCGCAGCGCCCTGGCGGCCCACCTGGCCGCCCTGCGCGCCATCGTCGACGCGGCCGCCCGTACAGCGGCCGCCGCTGAGGCGGAGTGA
- a CDS encoding histidine phosphatase family protein: protein MPELSTILNGQPRQDLAAAQPSVLIATRHGQSTANVEFQLAESTGALSVPISCRDADIPLSMHGQAQAQAFGRWWAELPSCDRPRAVWCSPYVRAAETARIAIAQAAGLGSVPVGLPVRYDERLRDRELGVLEMLTAAAIEKHHPEEAARRRKMGELYYRPPGGESWSDVALRVRDCLRDLCAEEAERPVLLVAHDNVVLMLRYVLDRLTEAELVALEAVHNCSASLWRSQHGRLRAELWNGVGHLRD from the coding sequence ATGCCAGAGCTGAGCACCATCCTCAACGGACAGCCCCGCCAGGACCTCGCGGCCGCGCAGCCGTCCGTGCTGATCGCCACCCGGCACGGCCAGAGCACCGCCAACGTGGAGTTCCAGCTCGCCGAGAGCACCGGTGCGCTCAGCGTCCCGATCAGCTGCCGGGACGCCGACATCCCGCTTTCCATGCACGGCCAGGCTCAGGCGCAGGCCTTCGGCCGCTGGTGGGCCGAGCTGCCGTCCTGCGACCGGCCGCGCGCCGTCTGGTGCTCCCCGTACGTGCGGGCGGCCGAGACGGCCCGGATCGCGATCGCCCAGGCGGCCGGGCTCGGCTCGGTGCCGGTCGGCCTGCCGGTCCGCTACGACGAGCGGCTGCGCGACCGGGAGCTCGGCGTGCTGGAGATGCTCACGGCGGCCGCGATCGAGAAGCACCACCCCGAGGAGGCCGCCCGCCGGCGCAAGATGGGCGAGCTCTACTACCGGCCGCCGGGCGGCGAGAGCTGGTCGGACGTGGCACTGCGGGTCCGCGACTGCCTGCGCGACCTGTGCGCCGAGGAGGCCGAGCGCCCGGTTCTGCTGGTGGCGCACGACAACGTGGTGCTGATGCTGCGCTACGTCCTGGACCGGCTCACCGAGGCGGAGCTGGTGGCCCTGGAGGCGGTGCACAACTGCTCGGCCAGCCTGTGGCGTTCGCAGCACGGGCGACTGCGGGCGGAGCTGTGGAACGGGGTCGGACACCTGCGGGACTGA
- a CDS encoding ArsR/SmtB family transcription factor — protein MAPSDDDPFAGPSEDEVVHLSTDEQLRAINNVVRHRILGILRDGPATITQLAQKLDLAKGSSSYHVRLLERAGLVEVVSTRKVRGVNERYYARTSRGISLPDPAPGEPDIVMRHAVADLEAAPPGPRLVRLQHVRIGESAYEEFARRLVALTEELRAAADPDEPTANLAIAFYRPQEPK, from the coding sequence GTGGCGCCTTCTGACGACGATCCCTTCGCGGGTCCTTCCGAGGACGAAGTCGTCCACCTCTCCACCGACGAGCAGCTGCGCGCGATCAACAACGTGGTCCGCCACCGGATCCTCGGCATCCTGCGCGACGGCCCCGCGACCATCACCCAGCTCGCCCAGAAGCTCGACCTGGCCAAGGGCAGCTCCAGCTACCACGTCCGGCTGCTGGAGCGGGCCGGACTGGTCGAGGTGGTCAGCACCCGCAAGGTCCGTGGCGTCAACGAGCGCTACTACGCCCGCACCTCACGCGGCATCAGCCTGCCCGACCCCGCCCCCGGCGAGCCCGACATCGTGATGCGGCACGCCGTCGCCGACCTCGAGGCGGCCCCGCCCGGACCCCGCCTCGTCCGCCTGCAGCACGTCCGGATCGGCGAGTCCGCCTACGAGGAGTTCGCCCGCCGCCTGGTCGCCCTCACCGAGGAACTGCGCGCCGCCGCCGACCCCGACGAGCCCACCGCCAACCTGGCCATCGCCTTCTACCGCCCGCAGGAGCCGAAGTGA
- a CDS encoding helix-turn-helix domain-containing protein, translated as MLKNVVAVVLEEVHPFELGVACEIFGLDRSEQGLPVYDFALASDRPGELRTHAGFTVNVPYGAERLAEADLVIAAATGIRDSYPIELIEALRAVVDRGARVLSICSGTYLLGAAGLLDGRRCTTHWRHAEDLAERFPLTRVEPDVLYVDDDPVITSAGTAAGIDASLHLVRKLQGVEVARGIARRMVVAPHREGGQAQYVNRPLANEECTSFGSVLDWMRAELDRDWTVDQLAARAHMAPRTFARRFQQETGTTPLRWLIGQRVLYAQRLLEETTDPVETVAARVGFGNAATLRHHFGRWLGTTPGAYRRAFGG; from the coding sequence ATGCTGAAAAACGTCGTCGCGGTGGTGCTGGAGGAGGTCCACCCGTTCGAGCTCGGGGTGGCCTGCGAGATCTTCGGACTGGACCGCAGTGAGCAGGGGCTGCCGGTCTACGACTTCGCGCTGGCCTCGGACCGGCCGGGCGAGCTGCGCACGCACGCCGGCTTCACGGTCAACGTGCCGTACGGCGCCGAGCGGCTGGCCGAGGCCGACCTGGTGATCGCCGCCGCCACCGGGATCCGGGACAGCTACCCGATCGAACTGATCGAGGCGCTGCGCGCGGTGGTGGACCGGGGCGCCCGGGTGCTGTCCATCTGCAGCGGCACCTACCTGCTCGGCGCCGCCGGGTTGCTGGACGGGCGCCGCTGCACCACGCACTGGCGGCACGCGGAGGACCTCGCCGAGCGCTTCCCGCTGACCCGGGTGGAGCCGGACGTGCTCTACGTGGACGATGACCCGGTGATCACCTCGGCCGGCACCGCCGCCGGCATCGACGCCAGCCTGCACCTGGTCCGCAAACTGCAGGGCGTGGAGGTGGCCCGCGGCATCGCGCGGCGCATGGTGGTCGCGCCGCACCGCGAGGGCGGGCAGGCCCAGTACGTCAACCGGCCGCTGGCGAACGAGGAGTGCACCTCGTTCGGCTCGGTGCTCGACTGGATGCGGGCCGAACTGGACCGGGACTGGACGGTCGACCAACTGGCCGCCCGGGCGCACATGGCACCGCGCACCTTCGCCCGCCGCTTCCAACAGGAGACCGGCACCACGCCGCTGCGCTGGCTGATCGGCCAACGGGTGCTGTACGCCCAGCGGCTCCTGGAGGAGACCACCGACCCGGTCGAGACCGTGGCCGCCCGCGTCGGCTTCGGCAACGCGGCCACCCTGCGCCACCACTTCGGCCGCTGGCTGGGCACCACACCGGGGGCGTACCGGCGGGCTTTCGGAGGGTGA
- a CDS encoding PIN domain-containing protein yields MIYLLDTSALVRLLRDPRLQAGWYDAIDAGVVGSCYPQRTEFLYSAQNSREYGEIAEMFADLYPDVSVPKNAARWIGAVQHRMAQSGEHRSASAVDLVIAATAAHHGLTVLHDDADYRTVARHATDLSEHSVHDLA; encoded by the coding sequence GTGATCTACCTGCTCGACACCTCGGCGCTCGTCCGGCTGCTCCGGGACCCGAGGCTGCAGGCCGGCTGGTACGACGCCATCGATGCCGGAGTTGTTGGCTCCTGCTACCCACAGCGGACTGAGTTCCTGTACAGCGCCCAGAACAGCAGGGAGTACGGCGAGATCGCGGAGATGTTCGCAGACCTCTACCCCGATGTGTCCGTGCCGAAGAACGCCGCCCGCTGGATCGGCGCGGTCCAGCACCGCATGGCGCAGAGCGGTGAGCACCGGAGCGCGTCGGCCGTGGACCTCGTGATCGCCGCGACGGCGGCCCACCATGGCTTGACCGTTCTTCATGACGACGCCGACTACCGCACGGTTGCCCGCCACGCCACCGACCTCAGCGAGCACAGCGTTCACGACCTGGCTTGA